Proteins from one Hoplias malabaricus isolate fHopMal1 chromosome 2, fHopMal1.hap1, whole genome shotgun sequence genomic window:
- the si:ch211-284e13.4 gene encoding insulin receptor substrate 1-B codes for METHAAAAVAGPEPQSDEDVRKCGYLRKQKSMHRRFFVLRAASERGPARLEYYENEKKFRSKSPVPKKAVRLDACFNINKRADSKNKHMIVLYTRAESFAVAADTEQAQHEWYQAMLELQHRSKTPDDYGSGGECGLLSPGPAFKEVWQVKLWPKGLGQARNLIGIYRLCLTDKTVNFVKLNSDVAAVVLQLMNVRRCGHSENFFFIEVGRSAMTGPGEFWMQVEDSVVAQNMHETLLEAMKALSEEFRQRSKTQAVGASCGGGTASNPISVPSRRHHPNLPPSQVGFSRRARTETPGVPHSTNTSPTLRHGFSRSRTASIGARTEESSGRITAFSTSPSLNGSSCSTTPTLRPKPTRAPTPAKITLSLARYTPNPAPSPAPSLSSSSGHGSECGLGVAPMGTVPICTYARIPQRVSMSGSPSDYGSSDEYGSSPGEHSLLASGLPAGLVDASTGCVLVGHRHSSHKRAHGRRVLRRSSSRECETERRLLSKRASLPPSSAQERIVPRRREEEEEEDEDYAVMSRSASRESFTSRRGSGSSVTTSSGQLENSADKGVNTKDIPEDASIESGYMSMLPGVTTTPASLSLSVSEAEAKGGDEYMAMTPNNSVSPPQHIRLPASEGYMVMSPNSSCSPDLHGMSGCLWGSRSSMESRAGSDYMNMSPISARSACSTPPSHPEQHALQPKTVYSYFSLPRSYKHTTLSTRFEDDLGEGRRPGGVCRNNSGAGGRGRHGGYPSEGDTSVGPNGGGHLSLSSSSFSSSSASTESLEDKPLSLPAGIVGKTIRSSTGHRVGGAHPKDSAHYYHQQRRGPGVQKQGHPQQRKGRPFSLFVDISKANTLPRVRETLQPTIPQSSGEYVSIVYQGEQGSCNRGVTAVDQGCSAGQKALYRPPPCQVGSTNLPRSFSAPLSTTISTSSEYVNMDLGNSPSPLSCTPLSSFNPIPAIAPKAREKLTRAPQVGQEAEIGHRKSGKITGTSGDKASASFTDYTEMAFGLAKAEGAPHCPKPNQTAEASSMEREQSMEFPSPKAFAKTDQGARLVRAESSARRRHRSDTFKAPPPIPLAPSSSSSIFPEPPPASAPRRHGLDGPLWATGQPTAAQCAGPGVAAVPTVQAASSTLEQGLNYIDLDLASKESPQISLDGSSAAHFSVLGGGSAMGLTGPAVGGNTNSSINTYASIDFFKSEELRVHQNSRKDTKEC; via the exons ATGGAGACGCACGCGGCGGCTGCAGTGGCGGGACCGGAGCCGCAGAGCGACGAGGACGTGCGCAAGTGCGGCTACCTGCGCAAGCAGAAGTCCATGCACCGGCGCTTCTTCGTGCTGCGCGCGGCCTCGGAGCGCGGCCCCGCGCGCCTCGAGTACTACGAGAACGAGAAGAAATTCCGCAGCAAGTCGCCAGTGCCCAAGAAGGCCGTGCGCCTGGACGCGTGCTTCAACATCAACAAGCGCGCGGACTCGAAGAACAAGCACATGATCGTGCTGTATACGCGCGCGGAGAGCTTCGCCGTCGCCGCCGACACCGAGCAGGCACAGCACGAGTGGTACCAGGCCATGCTTGAGCTCCAGCACAGAA GTAAGACACCTGATGACTATGGCAGTGGAGGAGAGTGTGGATTGCTGTCCCCGGGCCCTGCTTTTAAGGAGGTTTGGCAGGTGAAGCTTTGGCCCAAGGGCCTAGGCCAGGCAAGGAACCTGATTGGCATCTACCGGCTCTGCCTTACTGATAAGACAGTGAATTTTGTAAAGCTCAACTCAGACGTAGCTGCTGTTGTGCTCCAACTGATGAACGTGCGGCGCTGTGGCCATTCCGAGAACTTTTTCTTCATTGAGGTGGGCCGCTCAGCCATGACAGGACCTGGTGAGTTTTGGATGCAGGTGGAGGATTCTGTAGTAGCGCAGAATATGCATGAGACTCTGCTAGAGGCCATGAAAGCCTTGAGTGAAGAATTTCGGCAGCGAAGCAAGACCCAAGCAGTGGGTGCATCCTGCGGAGGTGGCACTGCTTCAAACCCTATCAGCGTACCATCCAGACGTCACCATCCAAATCTGCCACCTTCCCAGGTGGGTTTCTCTCGGCGAGCAAGGACAGAGACTCCTGGAGTGCCTCACAGCACCAACACATCCCCCACCCTAAGGCACGGCTTCTCCAGGTCCCGGACAGCCAGTATTGGGGCACGGACAGAAGAGAGCAGTGGCAGAATAACTGCTTTCAGCACTAGTCCAAGCCTTAATGGCTCCTCTTGCTCGACTACCCCTACCTTGCGACCCAAACCCACTCGAGCACCTACTCCGGCCAAAATCACGCTCAGTTTGGCACGATACACTCCCAACCCAGCACCTTCACCAGCTCCCAGTCTCTCCTCCAGCTCTGGCCATGGCTCAGAATGTGGACTGGGTGTAGCTCCAATGGGAACTGTGCCCATCTGCACCTATGCTCGGATCCCTCAGAGGGTATCAATGTCAGGTTCACCCAGTGACTACGGCTCCTCTGACGAGTATGGCTCCAGCCCTGGTGAACACTCCCTTTTAGCTTCAGGTCTCCCTGCTGGTTTAGTGGATGCCTCTACCGGCTGCGTGTTAGTGGGACACCGGCATAGCTCCCACAAGCGAGCACATGGTCGCAGGGTTCTTCGTCGTTCATCCAGCAGAGAGTGTGAGACTGAACGCAGGTTGCTTAGCAAGAGGGCCTCCCTTCCACCGTCCTCTGCACAGGAACGCATAGTGCCTCGCCGcagggaagaggaagaggaggaagatgaagacTACGCCGTGATGTCTCGCAGTGCCAGCAGGGAGTCATTCACTTCTCGACGAGGCTCAGGAAGCTCAGTGACAACTTCGAGTGGGCAGCTAGAAAATTCAGCAGATAAAGGTGTCAACACAAAAGACATCCCGGAGGATGCATCGATTGAGAGCGGCTACATGTCCATGTTGCCAGGCGTTACAACTACTCCTGCaagtctttctctttctgtgtctgaggCAGAGGCAAAGGGAGGGGATGAATATATGGCTATGACCCCAAACAACAGCGTTTCACCACCACAGCACATTCGCCTACCTGCCTCTGAGGGCTACATGGTCATGTCCCCAAATAGCAGCTGTTCACCAGACCTCCATGGTATGAGTGGGTGCTTGTGGGGGAGCAGAAGCAGCATGGAGAGTCGAGCAGGAAGCGACTACATGAACATGTCACCCATTAGTGCCAGGTCAGCCTGCAGCACACCCCCTTCACATCCAGAACAACATGCATTGCAGCCTAAGACCGTCTACTCTTACTTCTCGCTTCCACGCTCCTACAAACATACCACACTCTCTACACGTTTTGAGGATGATCTGGGTGAGGGCAGGAGGCCTGGAGGGGTTTGTAGGAACAACAGTGGTGCGGGAGGGAGAGGTAGGCATGGTGGCTACCCTAGTGAAGGTGACACCTCCGTTGGCCCAAATGGAGGTGGCCACCTTTCCCTGTCCTCCTCTTCTTTCTCGTCTAGTTCAGCCAGCACTGAGAGCTTGGAGGACAAACCACTATCCTTACCTGCTGGCATAGTAGGGAAGACCATCAGGTCAAGCACAGGACACAGGGTAGGGGGCGCTCACCCCAAAGACTCAGCTCATTACTATCACCAGCAGAGGCGAGGGCCAGGTGTCCAGAAACAGGGTCATCCACAGCAACGGAAAGGCAGGCCCTTTAGCCTCTTTGTGGACATATCTAAAGCCAACACCCTGCCGAGAGTCAGGGAGACTTTGCAACCTACAATACCCCAGAGCTCGGGTGAATATGTTAGCATTGTTTATCAGGGTGAACAGGGAAGTTGCAACAGAGGGGTAACAGCAGTAGATCAGGGGTGCTCTGCAGGTCAGAAGGCCTTATACAGACCACCTCCATGCCAAGTTGGCAGTACCAATCTACCACGCAGCTTTTCAGCACCCCTctccaccaccatctccacaTCCTCTGAGTATGTTAACATGGATTTAGGCAACTCACCATCTCCACTGTCTTGCACGCCCCTTTCTTCCTTCAACCCCATCCCAGCAATAGCCCCAAAGGCCAGAGAGAAGCTCACTAGAGCACCTCAGGTGGGACAGGAAGCAGAAATTGGGCACAGAAAGAGTGGTAAGATCACAGGGACATCTGGAGACAAGGCGTCTGCTTCTTTCACAGACTACACAGAAATGGCATTTGGATTGGCTAAAGCAGAAGGTGCCCCACATTGCCCTAAACCTAACCAAACAGCTGAGGCTTCCTCTATGGAGCGGGAACAAAGCATGGAGTTTCCCTCACCCAAGGCTTTTGCCAAGACCGATCAAGGTGCCCGACTCGTCAGGGCAGAATCTTCTGCACGACGAAGGCACCGCTCGGACACTTTCAAAGCACCTCCTCCCATTCCTCTCGctccctcttcttcctcctccattTTCCCTGAACCCCCACCAGCCAGTGCACCTCGGCGACACGGCCTTGACGGGCCCCTGTGGGCTACTGGACAGCCGACGGCTGCACAGTGTGCTGGGCCTGGGGTGGCAGCTGTACCCACGGTCCAGGCAGCATCCTCGACTTTGGAGCAAGGCCTAAACTATATTGATCTTGACTTGGCCAGTAAGGAGAGCCCTCAGATCAGTCTGGATGGATCTTCTGCCGCACACTTCTCTGTCCTGGGAGGAGGGTCAGCTATGGGGTTGACTGGACCAGCAGTGGGGGGAAACACAAACTCCAGCATCAACACCTATGCCAGCATTGATTTCTTCAAGTCAGAGGAGCTTCGAGTCCACCAGAACAGCAGGAAGGACACCAAAG AGTGTTGA
- the si:ch211-284e13.5 gene encoding uncharacterized protein si:ch211-284e13.5, translating into MPPTKEKTPQNSINVSPVVAELSLSFRDELTASIQGALAVAVQIAVADISELVAHALQDVREQMRETLRDNERLESRLRGAEGELRVARERLALTKQQQQRRQRQQRRLPRPSPPAPAPVRVPSPERVAHVERKYEVNANGNGYEGESFCEIREDGSVRTKDFKPDMTEKSAENLESAQQLEAQCMSPGVKGNAHSAHEIPTQFNQACLVPNNEAGTSALTEGPVIIGVTSVSEVAVKVENTEHCNGPETEEERFVSDCLSLAQSRILEDWRSELQLQNCQSHPYTPASNTLVDPSIFPGEIPELDFLTSAVSSQSDPFPTQPHSHSDDSSFSGHVPVPPPQLYPAHSSSPSKHVCKVCSQSFNRLQDLRRHRTLMHLKKAVHHHRGPKHSLFPPGRSPYHCSQCGRDFNRGEHLKIHQRIHTGERPYVCTVCSARFRHSWALKRHLRIHTGEMPYQCGQCGRTFRNCGGLKFHQRSHAKGK; encoded by the exons ATGCCCCCCACAAAGGAAAAAACGCCACAAAACAGCATCAATGTCTCCCCGGTGGTGGCGGagctctcgctctctttccgTGACGAGCTCACGGCGAGCATCCAGGGCGCGCTCGCGGTGGCCGTGCAGATCGCGGTGGCTGACATCAGCGAGCTCGTGGCCCACGCGCTGCAGGACGTGCGCGAGCAGATGCGCGAGACGCTCCGGGATAACGAGCGGCTCGAGAGCCGTCTGCGCGGCGCCGAGGGCGAGCTGCGCGTGGCCCGAGAGCGTCTGGCACTGacaaagcagcagcagcagcgtcGCCAGCGGCAGCAGCGCCGTCTCCCGCGCCCATCGCCGCCGGCTCCCGCGCCAGTGAGGGTCCCGAGTCCTGAGCGGGTGGCACACGTCGAACGGAAATATGAAGTGAACGCTAACGGGAACGGATACGAAGGCGAGTCGTTCTGTGAGATTCGCGAAGACGGGAGCGTGCGCACTAAGGATTTTAAACCCGATATGACGGAGAAGTCCGCAGAAAATCTGGAGTCCGCTCAACAGCTGGAGGCTCAGTGTATGTCACCAG GTGTGAAAGGGAATGCGCACAGTGCACATGAAATCCCTACGCAGTTTAATCAAGCGTGTCTTGTGCCAAACAACGAAGCTGGCACCTCAGCTCTGACGGAGGGGCCTGTGATCATCGGAGTCACTTCTGTGTCTGAGGTAGCAGTGAAGGTGGAGAACACCGAGCATTGCAACGGTCCTGAGACTGAGGAGGAGAGGTTTGTTTCAGATTGCCTCTCGCTGGCCCAGTCCAGAATCCTGGAGGACTGGCGGTCTGAACTTCAGCTTCAGAATTGTCAGTCACACCCCTATACACCTGCTAGCAACACTCTGG TTGATCCTTCCATCTTCCCGGGAGAGATCCCAGAGCTGGACTTCCTCACTTCAGCGGTCTCCAGCCAGTCAGACCCATTCCCCACCCAGCCACACTCACACAGCGATGACTCTTCCTTCTCCGGTCATGTCCCCGTTCCTCCTCCTCAGCTTTACCCTGCCCACAGCTCAAGCCCCTCGAAGCATGTCTGTAAGGTCTGTAGCCAGTCTTTCAATCGGCTGCAGGATCTTCGCAGGCACCGCACCCTCATGCACCTGAAGAAGGCTGTGCATCATCACAGAGGTCCCAAACACAGTCTTTTCCCCCCAGGCCGCAGCCCTTACCACTGCTCCCAGTGCGGCAGAGACTTCAACCGTGGGGAGCACCTGAAGATCCACCAGAGGATCCACACGGGCGAGAGGCCGTATGTGTGCACCGTCTGCAGCGCACGCTTCCGCCACTC